From Gemmatimonadaceae bacterium, a single genomic window includes:
- a CDS encoding DinB family protein, which produces MTTTTSTTAILRPQADEYLSYYGKYISQVPDGDLLSLLREQLIDSVAQIRAHGDRADFAYAPGKWTMKEVVGHLSDCERIFAYRTLRVARNDQTNLPGFDENAFVTNANFSRRSLDDLLEELQVVRTATIHLARQLDEDELTRRGSANGAEITPRALLYIVAGHERHHVGLLRERYWT; this is translated from the coding sequence ATGACCACCACTACCTCGACGACAGCGATCCTTCGTCCGCAAGCCGACGAATACTTGTCGTATTACGGCAAGTACATCTCGCAGGTGCCGGACGGCGATCTGCTGTCCCTGCTGCGCGAGCAGCTCATCGATTCCGTCGCGCAGATTCGCGCGCACGGCGATCGGGCGGACTTCGCGTACGCACCCGGCAAGTGGACCATGAAAGAAGTGGTTGGCCATCTGTCGGATTGTGAACGCATATTCGCATATCGCACACTGCGCGTCGCGCGCAACGACCAGACCAATCTTCCCGGATTCGACGAGAACGCGTTCGTGACCAATGCGAATTTCTCGCGCCGGTCGCTCGATGATTTGCTCGAGGAGCTGCAAGTCGTCCGCACCGCGACGATTCACCTCGCCCGCCAGCTCGACGAAGACGAGTTGACGCGCCGCGGCTCGGCCAACGGCGCCGAGATTACGCCGAGGGCGCTGTTGTACATCGTGGCGGGGCATGAGCGGCATCACGTCGGGCTGCTCCGCGAGCGGTACTGGACGTAA
- a CDS encoding ligase-associated DNA damage response exonuclease produces the protein MTLLRLNERGLYCSAGDFYVDPWEPVSRAVITHAHGDHARWGSANYLCSREGAGVLRTRLGAESPIQAVEWGEAVNINGVRVSLHPAGHILGSAQVRVEHQGEVWVVSGDYKTDPDPTCSPFELVRCHTFITESTFGLPIYRWPPEWQVFDQIRAWWQTNAHAGRASVLFGYALGKAQRLLAGLADCDIGPIYTHGAVERLNADYRAADVRIANTRYAGDLPRGHGFAGSLIVAPPSASGSTWLRRFGEISTGFASGWMRVRGARRRRAVDRGFVLSDHVDWPSLLAAVEGSGAERVWVTHGTREPLVRLLTERGIDARAVSSLWKGEEDLDPLDLAGEDVPA, from the coding sequence ATGACCCTGCTGCGCCTGAACGAACGCGGACTCTACTGCTCGGCCGGCGACTTCTACGTCGATCCGTGGGAGCCGGTGTCTCGCGCGGTGATCACACACGCACACGGCGACCACGCGCGTTGGGGCTCGGCGAACTACCTCTGTTCGCGCGAGGGCGCGGGTGTGCTTCGCACACGACTTGGCGCCGAGTCCCCGATTCAGGCCGTGGAATGGGGCGAGGCTGTGAACATCAACGGCGTTCGCGTCTCACTGCATCCGGCGGGTCACATCCTCGGCTCGGCACAAGTGCGCGTCGAACACCAGGGCGAGGTGTGGGTGGTTTCGGGCGACTACAAGACGGATCCGGATCCGACGTGCTCGCCATTCGAGCTCGTACGATGCCACACCTTCATTACCGAAAGCACCTTCGGCTTGCCGATCTACCGATGGCCGCCCGAGTGGCAAGTGTTCGATCAGATCCGCGCGTGGTGGCAGACGAACGCGCACGCCGGCCGCGCGTCCGTGCTCTTCGGCTACGCGCTCGGCAAAGCGCAGCGATTGCTCGCCGGCCTCGCTGACTGTGACATCGGCCCGATCTACACGCACGGCGCCGTCGAGCGATTGAACGCGGATTATCGCGCAGCCGATGTTCGAATCGCGAACACGCGTTATGCCGGCGATCTGCCTCGCGGGCACGGCTTCGCCGGCAGCTTGATCGTCGCACCGCCGTCGGCGTCGGGTAGTACGTGGCTGCGCCGCTTCGGTGAAATCTCGACGGGGTTCGCGTCTGGCTGGATGCGCGTGCGCGGTGCGCGCCGGCGCCGCGCGGTCGATCGTGGATTCGTGCTCTCGGATCACGTCGATTGGCCGTCGCTGCTCGCGGCCGTGGAGGGAAGCGGGGCCGAGCGAGTGTGGGTGACGCACGGAACGCGTGAACCGCTCGTGCGATTGCTGACCGAGCGTGGCATCGACGCGCGCGCGGTGTCGAGCCTGTGGAAGGGCGAAGAAGATCTCGATCCCCTCGACCTCGCCGGGGAGGATGTCCCGGCGTGA
- the ggt gene encoding gamma-glutamyltransferase, whose amino-acid sequence MLRPLARVTALLCTICVAGAVGAQTDSGIVSSKHGMVVSTSAPASDVGAAILRKGGNAIDAAVATAFALAVTHPSAGNIGGGGFMIVRPAKGAPVAIDYRERAPFKSTQTMYLDSTGKIVRQRTATGYLAPGVPGTVRGLAMAHKRYGTLAWKDVVMPAAELAEHGFELSEALARSLNREVAGQMARYPASVAAYGKPGGGPWAKGDTLVLKDLARTLRAIATKGPNAFYTGWIADSIAATMAENGGLITKKDLAAYEAKARKPITGTFNGYALIGMPPPSSGGVTMVEMLNILENLNIAKLGPQAPQTLHYEIEAMRRGYLDRARYLGDPDFVKDMPLTRLMSKSYAKSLAQTIDPNHASSSVELGKDIVSQIASTEHDETTQFSVVDKDGNAVSNTFTLEGGFGSHVVVRGTGMILNNEMGDFNKKPGETNVTGDIGTPANLIAPGKRMLSSMSPTILTKNGKLFMVTGSPGGRTIINTVMEIILNATAFDMNVRQAVDAPRFHHQWLPDEVTFERGAIPDSTAERLKAMGHAVRFGGVQGDGHSIIVRDGVAYGANDHRSPDSKVAVP is encoded by the coding sequence ATGCTTCGCCCCCTCGCTCGCGTCACCGCCCTGCTGTGTACAATCTGCGTCGCGGGCGCGGTTGGCGCGCAAACTGACAGCGGAATCGTTTCGTCGAAGCATGGCATGGTCGTGTCGACGTCGGCGCCCGCGTCGGACGTCGGCGCGGCGATCCTCCGCAAAGGCGGCAACGCCATCGACGCCGCGGTGGCCACGGCGTTCGCGCTCGCGGTGACGCACCCGAGCGCCGGGAACATCGGCGGCGGCGGCTTCATGATCGTTCGGCCCGCGAAGGGGGCACCGGTCGCGATCGACTATCGCGAACGCGCACCGTTCAAGTCGACGCAGACGATGTACCTCGACTCGACGGGCAAGATCGTTCGCCAGCGCACGGCAACGGGCTATCTCGCGCCCGGAGTGCCGGGCACGGTTCGCGGTCTGGCCATGGCGCACAAGCGGTACGGCACACTCGCGTGGAAGGACGTCGTGATGCCGGCCGCGGAGCTCGCCGAGCATGGCTTCGAGCTGTCGGAGGCGCTCGCGCGCTCGCTCAATCGCGAAGTCGCCGGCCAGATGGCGCGGTATCCCGCGTCGGTCGCCGCGTATGGCAAACCCGGCGGCGGACCGTGGGCGAAGGGCGATACGCTCGTGTTGAAGGATCTCGCACGAACGCTGCGCGCGATCGCCACGAAAGGGCCGAACGCCTTCTACACCGGTTGGATCGCCGACAGCATTGCCGCGACGATGGCCGAAAACGGCGGGCTGATCACGAAGAAGGATCTCGCCGCATACGAAGCGAAAGCGCGCAAGCCCATCACCGGCACCTTCAACGGCTATGCGTTGATCGGCATGCCGCCGCCGAGCAGCGGCGGCGTGACGATGGTCGAGATGCTGAACATTTTAGAGAACTTGAATATCGCGAAGCTCGGGCCCCAGGCGCCACAGACGCTGCATTACGAAATCGAAGCGATGCGTCGCGGCTATCTCGATCGCGCCCGCTACCTGGGCGATCCGGATTTCGTGAAGGACATGCCGCTCACTCGGCTCATGTCGAAATCGTACGCGAAGTCGCTCGCCCAAACGATCGACCCCAATCACGCGTCGAGCAGCGTCGAGCTGGGCAAGGACATCGTGTCGCAGATCGCGTCGACCGAGCACGATGAGACCACGCAGTTCTCGGTCGTGGACAAGGACGGCAACGCCGTGTCGAACACCTTCACGCTCGAGGGCGGATTCGGTTCGCATGTCGTCGTTCGCGGCACAGGGATGATTCTCAACAACGAGATGGGCGACTTCAACAAGAAGCCCGGCGAGACGAACGTCACGGGCGACATCGGCACGCCGGCGAATCTCATCGCGCCCGGGAAGCGCATGCTCAGCTCGATGAGCCCCACGATTCTGACCAAGAACGGCAAGCTGTTCATGGTGACCGGGTCGCCGGGCGGGCGCACGATCATCAATACGGTCATGGAGATCATCCTCAACGCGACGGCGTTCGACATGAACGTGCGTCAGGCCGTGGATGCGCCCCGCTTCCACCACCAATGGCTGCCCGACGAAGTCACGTTCGAGCGCGGCGCGATTCCGGATTCAACCGCCGAGCGCCTGAAGGCGATGGGTCATGCCGTTCGCTTCGGCGGCGTGCAGGGCGACGGCCATTCGATCATCGTGCGCGACGGCGTCGCGTACGGCGCGAACGACCACCGGAGCCCGGACTCGAAGGTCGCGGTGCCGTAA
- the msrB gene encoding peptide-methionine (R)-S-oxide reductase MsrB: MSKIEKSDAEWAKELTPEQYRIAREKGTERAFTGQYWDSHTPGVYKCVCCGEPLFTSDTKFDSGSGWPSFYDALNAGAIATEEDNGHFMRRTEIHCAKCGCHLGHLFDDGPKPTGLRYCVNSASLKLDEKK; this comes from the coding sequence ATGTCCAAAATAGAAAAATCAGACGCGGAGTGGGCAAAGGAGCTCACTCCCGAGCAATACCGCATCGCGCGCGAAAAGGGAACCGAACGCGCGTTCACCGGCCAGTATTGGGATTCTCACACGCCCGGCGTCTACAAATGCGTGTGCTGCGGCGAGCCGCTCTTCACGTCGGACACGAAGTTCGACTCCGGCTCGGGCTGGCCGAGTTTTTATGATGCCCTCAATGCGGGCGCGATCGCGACGGAAGAGGACAACGGCCACTTCATGCGGCGGACCGAGATCCACTGCGCCAAGTGCGGCTGTCACCTCGGCCACCTGTTCGACGACGGACCGAAGCCCACCGGTCTTCGCTACTGTGTGAACTCCGCGTCGCTCAAGCTCGACGAGAAGAAGTAG
- a CDS encoding NAD-dependent epimerase/dehydratase family protein, with the protein MSTDRRTFIKASAVAAGAIGLDTLPKISMAQPPELLGADAPSIERAAKSLDILILGGTGFTGPEQVEYAIARGHKVTLLNRNRTRPDFFKGRVDQLIGDLNADVSALKGRKFDVVIDNPTTAPAWVRNVAQYMKGNTNHYIFISTISVYPDNSHAWVDESDHTTPAPAGVDLYAVKPADFGRMYGVLKSESEHEVARQYADMYTIIRPGLIVGPLDRSDRFTYWPYRIDKGGEVLAPGTPNDPVQIIDSRDLAEWTIRVAENHTLGTFNATGPAKPLSLAEMLYGIKAVTTAGAQFTWVPWSFLQEQGIRPWSNMPVVVPDTPERAGFSRRSVDKAIAAGLTFRPLAVTAKDTLDWNKTRPAAELEALSQGKIAGISAEREAQVLAAWKQKQASK; encoded by the coding sequence ATGTCAACCGACCGCCGCACATTCATCAAAGCTTCCGCCGTCGCCGCCGGCGCGATTGGCCTCGATACGCTGCCGAAGATCTCGATGGCGCAGCCGCCGGAACTCCTGGGTGCCGACGCGCCGAGCATCGAGCGCGCGGCCAAGTCGCTCGACATTCTCATTCTCGGGGGCACGGGGTTCACGGGGCCCGAGCAGGTCGAGTATGCGATCGCGCGCGGGCACAAGGTCACGCTGCTGAATCGCAACCGCACGCGTCCGGATTTTTTCAAGGGGCGCGTCGATCAGCTCATCGGTGATTTGAATGCGGACGTCAGCGCGCTCAAGGGCCGGAAGTTCGACGTTGTGATCGACAATCCGACGACCGCACCGGCCTGGGTGCGCAACGTCGCGCAGTACATGAAAGGGAACACGAATCACTACATCTTCATTTCGACCATTTCGGTTTATCCCGACAACAGCCACGCGTGGGTCGACGAGAGCGATCACACGACGCCGGCGCCGGCAGGCGTCGATCTCTACGCGGTGAAGCCGGCGGATTTCGGCCGCATGTACGGCGTGCTCAAGTCCGAGTCCGAGCATGAAGTCGCGCGGCAGTATGCGGACATGTACACGATCATTCGCCCGGGCCTCATCGTCGGTCCGCTCGATCGGTCGGATCGATTCACCTACTGGCCGTACCGCATCGACAAGGGCGGGGAAGTGCTCGCGCCGGGCACGCCGAACGATCCGGTGCAGATCATCGATTCGCGCGATCTCGCCGAATGGACCATTCGCGTCGCGGAAAACCACACGCTCGGAACGTTCAACGCGACCGGTCCGGCGAAGCCGTTGTCGCTCGCCGAAATGCTGTACGGCATCAAGGCGGTGACGACGGCCGGCGCGCAATTCACATGGGTGCCGTGGAGCTTTCTGCAGGAGCAGGGCATTCGGCCGTGGTCGAACATGCCGGTCGTCGTACCGGATACGCCGGAGCGCGCCGGGTTTTCGCGACGGAGCGTCGACAAGGCGATTGCCGCCGGTCTGACGTTCCGTCCGCTCGCGGTCACCGCGAAGGATACGCTCGACTGGAACAAGACGCGTCCAGCCGCGGAGCTCGAGGCGTTGTCGCAGGGAAAGATCGCGGGGATTTCCGCGGAGCGTGAGGCGCAGGTGCTCGCGGCGTGGAAGCAGAAGCAGGCCTCGAAGTGA
- a CDS encoding MFS transporter: protein MTSATEGQHEGRLHRLLRRAVDVRADEVRPMMISFFFFFFLLSSYFVLRPIREAVAAASGVTKLPWLFMGTLAGTLICNPLFSGLVARLPVRRVIPISYHFFTASFLVFYVVLRFVAAGEGSTVALWMGRVFYVWITVYALFNTSIFWTLMADSWRSEQAKRVFGFIGVGGTAGSIIGSAATASLAPFVGAVNMLLVSAVLIELAVLTITVFKLESTAHDVRPNGARDREVIGGSVWAGFTHVVHSPYLFGICIFQILYVFGSTVLYFAQADIVGHRYTTMTARTAISADLELGAQTLTVITQLFFTGRILRWFGLVVGLAVLPVVSMLGFGVLGAFPVFATVAVFSVARRGMNFAVTNPAVEVLFTVVRREDKYKAKNVIETFVYRGGDQLAAWSYAGLAALGLGLGGISFVAVPISAIWLGLAVWLGRRQAQLAAGDAARQYSPSGPMSGPMSGPMSGPGIVEPSRQPL from the coding sequence ATGACATCGGCAACCGAAGGGCAGCACGAAGGTCGGTTGCATCGGTTGCTTCGCCGCGCGGTGGACGTGCGCGCGGATGAAGTGCGTCCGATGATGATCTCGTTCTTCTTTTTCTTCTTCCTGCTGAGCAGCTACTTCGTGCTGCGTCCGATTCGCGAAGCGGTCGCCGCGGCGTCGGGCGTCACCAAGCTGCCGTGGTTGTTCATGGGGACGCTCGCCGGCACGCTCATCTGCAATCCCCTTTTCTCCGGACTGGTCGCGCGCCTGCCCGTGCGCCGAGTGATTCCGATCTCATATCACTTTTTTACGGCGTCGTTCCTTGTGTTCTACGTGGTGCTGCGTTTCGTGGCCGCGGGCGAAGGATCGACCGTCGCTCTCTGGATGGGACGCGTGTTCTACGTCTGGATCACGGTGTATGCGTTGTTCAATACGTCGATCTTCTGGACGCTGATGGCCGACTCATGGCGCAGCGAACAGGCGAAGCGCGTGTTCGGATTCATCGGAGTCGGCGGAACGGCGGGATCGATCATCGGGTCGGCCGCGACGGCCTCGCTCGCGCCGTTCGTCGGCGCGGTGAACATGCTGCTCGTGTCGGCGGTGCTCATCGAGCTGGCGGTGCTGACCATCACCGTGTTCAAGCTGGAGTCGACGGCGCACGACGTTCGGCCGAACGGCGCGCGCGACCGCGAGGTCATCGGCGGCAGCGTGTGGGCCGGGTTCACGCACGTGGTGCACTCGCCATATCTCTTTGGAATTTGCATATTCCAGATATTGTATGTCTTCGGATCCACGGTGCTGTATTTCGCGCAGGCCGACATCGTCGGCCATCGTTACACGACGATGACGGCGCGAACGGCCATTTCGGCGGACCTCGAGCTGGGGGCGCAAACGCTCACCGTGATCACGCAACTGTTCTTCACGGGACGCATCCTGCGCTGGTTCGGCCTGGTGGTCGGTCTCGCCGTTCTGCCCGTCGTGAGCATGCTCGGCTTCGGCGTGCTGGGCGCGTTTCCGGTCTTCGCGACGGTCGCGGTGTTCAGCGTCGCGCGGCGCGGAATGAACTTCGCGGTGACGAATCCCGCGGTCGAAGTATTGTTTACGGTAGTACGCCGCGAGGACAAGTATAAGGCGAAGAACGTCATCGAGACGTTCGTCTATCGCGGCGGCGATCAGCTCGCCGCGTGGAGCTATGCTGGGCTCGCGGCGCTTGGACTGGGGTTGGGCGGCATCTCGTTCGTCGCCGTACCGATATCGGCGATCTGGCTGGGACTGGCGGTCTGGCTCGGCCGCCGGCAGGCACAGCTGGCCGCGGGCGATGCCGCTCGGCAGTATTCGCCTTCGGGGCCGATGTCGGGGCCGATGTCGGGGCCGATGTCGGGACCGGGGATCGTTGAACCTTCACGCCAACCGTTATGA
- a CDS encoding NUDIX domain-containing protein — MTARAAVSAGLLLFRRSHGALEVFLAHPGGPFWSKRDAAAWTIPKGIVDEGEDLLDGARREFREETSIEPAGPFLPLGAIKQKAGKTVHAWAWEGDADPDAIQSNSMRTEWPRGSGRWIEFPEVDRCAWFDVATAREKMNAAQAAFVDRLVALVGA, encoded by the coding sequence GTGACGGCTCGCGCCGCGGTCAGCGCGGGGCTGTTGCTGTTTCGACGTTCGCACGGCGCGTTGGAGGTGTTTCTCGCGCATCCGGGGGGACCGTTCTGGTCCAAGCGCGACGCGGCGGCTTGGACGATTCCGAAAGGCATCGTCGACGAGGGCGAAGATCTCCTCGACGGAGCACGCCGCGAATTCCGCGAGGAGACGAGCATCGAACCCGCGGGGCCGTTCCTTCCACTCGGCGCGATCAAGCAAAAGGCCGGCAAGACGGTTCACGCCTGGGCCTGGGAAGGCGACGCGGATCCCGATGCGATTCAGAGCAACAGCATGCGCACGGAGTGGCCGCGCGGATCGGGACGGTGGATCGAGTTTCCGGAAGTCGATCGTTGCGCCTGGTTCGATGTGGCGACGGCGCGTGAAAAAATGAACGCCGCGCAAGCCGCGTTCGTGGATCGTCTCGTGGCGCTCGTCGGGGCGTAG
- a CDS encoding prolyl oligopeptidase family serine peptidase has product MSRIRSSACASLVPLVALVAGAVPAAAQNHTPSRQEGPQYHAKAAAVAPERVAGPTLEQFMSPPSPLEMGAAKKADRLAWVTYERGMRNVYTAVAPAYKAVRLTNFMNDDGVDVSSVKLSDDGSVAIFVRGSAQNRAGWVANPSHDPAGPDRAVWAAKTDGSGAWRLASIANTETQQAGGFGGRGGSGPELSPDGKHVVFVRDGQIFHARVAKGVTAGIDTGGVPFIKEWGRQSSPVWSPDGSKLAFVSTRDNHSFVGVFDMKTRRVDFVSPSVDFDTAPVWSADGKQIAFIRRPGTPFGNQAQQGAGGIGGPAGPAAARGGRGGNGGGGRGGRGGFGQANDSTPQRIDGLYRAAFPGGYTLSFMVADVATGRAREFWHNQPNERVFNAINGIEWAGDHVVFTAQRPNDEWDRWFSVPVSGSGYAEPVLLTTTDGLINDGVADRTFVTTTVSRDGKTFYYATNAKDIEKRHVWAVPVTGGTPRQISTDDGVEVSPTLLADGKSMAVLYFGASQPASVGIVPVDGGSTKIVYPTAAMLKDFPQSAHVTPEIVITHAADGLEIHNQLFLPKDLKPGEKRPAVVFVHGGPVRQMLPAYHYMQFYHWAYAYNEYLASQGYIVLSINYRSGIGYGNSFRRAPNTEGRGNSEYQDVLAGGKYLQSRPDVDPARVGIWGLSYGGLLTSQALARNSDIFVAGVDMAGVHLYGSSLDSTNLAYQSSSAAHINTWKSPVYLVQGDDDRNVDFSQTIGLVQLLRAHGIYYELTVNPDDTHESLIHSRWIAVWNHSTDFLHRFLWEKQAPPVMTTSNK; this is encoded by the coding sequence ATGTCACGCATTCGTTCGTCCGCCTGCGCGTCGCTCGTTCCACTTGTTGCGCTCGTCGCTGGGGCGGTGCCGGCGGCCGCGCAGAATCACACGCCGTCGCGTCAGGAAGGACCGCAATACCACGCGAAAGCGGCCGCGGTCGCCCCGGAGCGAGTGGCCGGACCGACGCTCGAGCAATTCATGTCGCCGCCGTCGCCGCTCGAGATGGGCGCCGCCAAAAAAGCGGATCGCCTGGCGTGGGTCACGTACGAGCGCGGCATGCGCAACGTGTACACGGCCGTCGCGCCGGCGTACAAGGCGGTGCGCCTCACCAACTTCATGAACGATGACGGCGTCGACGTCAGCTCGGTGAAATTGTCCGACGACGGCTCCGTCGCGATCTTCGTGCGCGGATCCGCGCAGAATCGCGCGGGTTGGGTTGCGAATCCGTCGCACGATCCGGCGGGCCCCGATCGCGCGGTGTGGGCAGCGAAGACCGATGGCAGCGGCGCGTGGCGGCTTGCATCGATCGCCAACACCGAGACGCAGCAAGCCGGCGGATTCGGCGGCCGCGGCGGGAGTGGTCCCGAGCTTTCGCCGGACGGCAAGCATGTTGTCTTCGTGCGGGACGGGCAGATCTTCCATGCACGTGTCGCGAAAGGCGTAACGGCTGGCATCGACACGGGCGGCGTGCCGTTCATCAAGGAGTGGGGTCGTCAGAGCAGTCCGGTGTGGTCGCCCGACGGATCGAAGCTCGCGTTCGTGAGCACGCGCGACAATCACTCGTTCGTCGGCGTGTTCGACATGAAGACGCGTCGCGTCGATTTCGTATCGCCGAGTGTGGACTTTGATACCGCGCCGGTGTGGTCGGCGGATGGGAAGCAGATCGCGTTCATTCGTCGCCCCGGCACGCCGTTCGGGAATCAGGCGCAGCAAGGCGCCGGCGGCATTGGTGGCCCCGCGGGTCCGGCCGCGGCGCGCGGTGGTCGCGGCGGGAACGGAGGCGGTGGACGCGGCGGTCGTGGCGGCTTCGGCCAGGCGAACGACTCGACTCCGCAACGCATCGATGGCCTGTATCGCGCGGCGTTCCCGGGCGGCTACACGTTGTCGTTCATGGTCGCCGACGTCGCGACTGGCAGAGCGCGCGAGTTCTGGCACAATCAGCCGAACGAGCGCGTGTTCAACGCGATCAACGGCATTGAGTGGGCGGGCGATCACGTCGTCTTCACCGCGCAACGTCCGAACGACGAGTGGGATCGCTGGTTCTCTGTCCCGGTGAGCGGCAGCGGATACGCGGAGCCCGTGCTGTTGACGACGACCGACGGCTTGATCAACGACGGCGTCGCCGATCGCACGTTCGTGACGACGACGGTGTCGCGCGATGGCAAGACGTTTTACTACGCGACGAACGCCAAGGACATCGAGAAGCGGCACGTCTGGGCCGTGCCGGTGACGGGCGGTACGCCGCGCCAGATCTCGACCGACGACGGTGTCGAAGTCTCGCCGACGCTGCTCGCCGACGGAAAGTCGATGGCCGTGCTGTACTTCGGCGCGAGTCAACCCGCGTCGGTGGGCATTGTCCCGGTCGACGGCGGTTCGACGAAGATCGTGTATCCGACGGCGGCGATGCTCAAGGATTTCCCGCAGAGCGCGCACGTGACGCCGGAGATCGTGATCACGCACGCCGCCGATGGTTTAGAGATTCATAATCAGCTGTTCCTGCCCAAGGATCTCAAGCCGGGCGAGAAGCGGCCGGCGGTGGTGTTCGTGCACGGCGGGCCGGTGCGGCAGATGCTCCCCGCCTACCACTACATGCAGTTCTATCATTGGGCGTACGCGTACAACGAGTACCTCGCGTCGCAGGGATACATCGTCCTCTCGATCAACTACCGCAGCGGCATCGGCTACGGCAACTCGTTCCGCCGCGCGCCGAACACCGAAGGGCGCGGCAACTCCGAGTATCAGGACGTGCTGGCGGGCGGCAAATACCTGCAGTCACGCCCGGACGTCGATCCGGCCCGCGTCGGCATCTGGGGCCTGTCGTATGGCGGCCTGCTCACCTCGCAGGCTCTCGCGCGCAACTCGGACATTTTCGTGGCGGGCGTGGACATGGCGGGCGTCCACCTCTACGGCAGCTCACTCGATTCGACGAACCTCGCGTATCAGTCGTCATCGGCGGCGCACATCAACACCTGGAAATCGCCGGTGTACCTGGTGCAGGGCGACGACGACCGCAATGTGGATTTCTCGCAGACGATCGGTCTCGTGCAGCTCCTGCGCGCGCACGGCATCTATTATGAGCTCACCGTGAACCCGGACGACACGCACGAGTCGTTGATTCACAGCCGGTGGATCGCCGTCTGGAACCACAGCACGGACTTCCTGCACCGCTTCCTGTGGGAGAAGCAGGCGCCGCCGGTCATGACGACGTCGAACAAGTGA